From Pseudomonas alcaligenes, a single genomic window includes:
- a CDS encoding bifunctional diguanylate cyclase/phosphodiesterase: MKFSSSFQARIASVLILLLLVVVGALYFAVKMATGVAVQGQLREELGVGGRVFEQLLNLRGRQLHDAVQVLAADFGFKDAVASGDRDTIRSALANHGARINAGTVMLLGLDGSLLASTDERIGAASVGRLALQMRERQGDQAVLLPIDGKLFLLVEATVNAPLPIARVVMGFHLDSALAEELRELTHLELTLVSLEQGKPAGWVSTLPAELHAQLREEIKQLHLDSGNSGNRLLEADGQRYLGEWRLLASGTDFQVLALLHKSVAQAEAAFAPLDHDILLIALAAFFASLLGALLLARSLSQPVRQLALVAERVGQGDYQTAIEVRRRDELGSLAQALRHMQEDIAERERQLAYNALHDALTGLPNRTLALERLGSAITAARPTALLQLGIANYRTILESAGVEGTDLCLQQLSRRLQATLRPGDSMARLVADEMLLLLENSDSDSAVALADKLQQMLLAPIQIGNLSLVLDCHIGIAAFPAHADTPDDLLRRAAIAMQDAAHLPGHLQVYQQGRDDDHQRQVNLVRDLRHAAGNGELLLYYQPKLDIRAGRVLGAEALLRWNHPQYGMVSPGEFIPLAERTGSIQILTTWVIEETVRQLEEWNQRGLHLQISLNISAEDLVSLDLAERVHKLLDYHSVAAEQLVFEITESAMMEDPQLALKVLHRLRECGIHLSVDDFGTGYSSLAQLKRMPVQELKIDQSFIRDLDERSEDAVIVRSTIEMSHSLGLKVVAEGVEFLHNLELLRRWNCDTAQGYFINKPLPAQLFESWVRQPLHASLAMVP, translated from the coding sequence GTGAAGTTCAGCAGTAGCTTCCAGGCACGCATCGCCAGTGTGCTGATCCTGCTCCTGCTGGTGGTGGTCGGTGCCCTGTATTTCGCGGTCAAAATGGCCACCGGCGTGGCGGTGCAGGGGCAGTTGCGTGAGGAACTGGGGGTCGGCGGCCGGGTCTTCGAGCAGCTGCTCAACCTGCGTGGCCGCCAGCTGCATGACGCGGTGCAGGTGCTGGCTGCCGATTTCGGCTTCAAGGATGCAGTGGCCAGCGGTGATCGCGACACCATCCGTTCGGCGCTGGCCAACCATGGCGCGCGGATCAATGCCGGCACGGTGATGCTGCTCGGTCTGGACGGCAGCCTGCTGGCCAGTACCGACGAGCGTATCGGTGCTGCTTCGGTCGGGCGCCTGGCCCTGCAGATGCGCGAGCGGCAGGGCGACCAGGCCGTGCTGCTGCCGATCGACGGCAAGCTCTTTCTGCTGGTGGAGGCCACGGTCAATGCCCCGTTGCCCATCGCCCGGGTGGTCATGGGCTTTCACCTCGACTCGGCGCTGGCCGAGGAGCTGCGCGAGCTGACGCACCTGGAGCTGACCCTGGTTTCGCTCGAGCAGGGCAAGCCGGCGGGCTGGGTCAGTACCTTGCCGGCGGAGCTGCATGCCCAGCTGCGCGAGGAGATCAAGCAGTTGCACCTGGACAGCGGCAACAGCGGCAACCGCCTGCTGGAAGCGGACGGTCAGCGTTACCTGGGCGAGTGGCGATTGCTGGCCAGTGGCACGGATTTTCAGGTGCTGGCCCTGTTGCACAAGTCGGTGGCGCAGGCCGAGGCGGCGTTTGCCCCGCTGGATCACGACATCCTGCTGATCGCCCTGGCCGCCTTCTTCGCCTCGTTGCTCGGTGCCCTGTTGCTGGCACGCAGCCTGTCGCAGCCGGTGCGGCAGCTGGCGCTGGTGGCCGAGCGGGTGGGCCAGGGCGACTACCAGACCGCCATCGAGGTGCGCCGCCGCGATGAGCTGGGCAGTCTGGCCCAGGCGCTGCGACATATGCAGGAGGATATCGCCGAGCGCGAGCGGCAGCTGGCGTACAATGCCCTGCACGATGCGCTGACCGGTTTGCCCAACCGCACCCTGGCGCTGGAACGCCTGGGCAGCGCGATCACTGCGGCGCGGCCGACTGCGCTGCTGCAGCTGGGCATCGCCAATTACCGCACCATTCTCGAGAGCGCTGGAGTCGAGGGCACCGACCTGTGCCTGCAGCAGCTCAGCCGGCGCCTGCAGGCGACCCTGCGCCCCGGTGACAGCATGGCGCGCCTGGTGGCAGACGAGATGCTCCTGCTGCTGGAAAACAGCGACAGCGACAGCGCGGTGGCGCTGGCCGACAAACTGCAGCAGATGCTGCTGGCGCCGATCCAGATCGGCAACCTCAGCCTGGTGCTCGACTGCCACATCGGCATCGCTGCCTTCCCGGCCCATGCCGATACCCCGGACGACCTGCTGCGCCGCGCAGCGATCGCCATGCAGGATGCCGCCCACTTGCCTGGGCACCTGCAGGTCTATCAGCAGGGCCGCGACGACGACCACCAGCGCCAGGTCAATCTGGTGCGCGACCTGCGCCACGCTGCGGGCAATGGCGAACTGCTGCTCTATTACCAGCCCAAGCTGGATATCCGCGCCGGCCGGGTGCTGGGTGCGGAGGCCTTGCTGCGCTGGAACCACCCGCAGTACGGCATGGTCTCGCCCGGCGAATTCATCCCCCTGGCCGAGCGCACCGGCAGCATTCAGATCCTTACCACCTGGGTGATCGAGGAAACCGTGCGGCAGCTGGAGGAGTGGAACCAGCGCGGCCTGCACCTGCAGATCTCGCTGAACATCTCGGCCGAAGACCTGGTCAGCCTGGATCTGGCCGAACGGGTGCACAAGCTGCTGGATTACCACTCGGTAGCCGCCGAGCAACTGGTGTTCGAGATCACCGAGAGCGCCATGATGGAAGACCCCCAGCTGGCCCTGAAGGTGCTGCACCGCCTGCGCGAGTGCGGCATCCACCTGTCGGTGGACGATTTCGGCACCGGCTACTCGTCCCTGGCCCAGCTCAAGCGCATGCCGGTGCAGGAGCTGAAGATCGACCAGTCGTTCATCCGCGACCTCGACGAGCGCAGCGAGGATGCGGTGATCGTCCGCTCGACCATCGAGATGAGCCACAGCCTGGGGCTCAAGGTGGTGGCGGAAGGCGTCGAGTTCCTCCACAACCTGGAGCTGCTGCGGCGCTGGAACTGCGACACCGCGCAGGGCTACTTCATCAACAAACCGCTGCCGGCTCAGCTGTTCGAGAGTTGGGTTCGGCAGCCGCTACACGCCTCGCTGGCGATGGTGCCTTGA
- a CDS encoding methylamine utilization protein gives MFKSFVVLVLVLCGGLAPYAGAAGLTADLLDDSGRPLGNAVLTLAGDGGNAPLADGIMDQRSKQFVPTVLVVRTGTAVRFPNSDNIRHHVYSFSPAKRFELRLYQGTPSEPVLFDKPGVVVLGCNIHDWMLGYVYVTDDPWFAVSDASGHLRLEGLPAGRYRVTLWHPQVRDMLPVAAGELQLGAGDTQQRFSLPLVGGAAAIPQAPKTGAFGEAFKKATREVQQ, from the coding sequence ATGTTCAAGTCCTTCGTTGTCCTTGTCCTGGTGCTTTGCGGCGGCCTCGCGCCGTATGCGGGGGCCGCCGGCCTGACGGCCGACCTGCTCGACGACAGCGGGCGTCCGCTGGGCAATGCCGTGCTGACGCTGGCGGGAGACGGCGGTAATGCGCCGCTTGCCGACGGCATCATGGATCAGCGCAGCAAGCAGTTCGTGCCGACCGTGCTGGTCGTGCGTACCGGCACTGCGGTGCGCTTTCCCAACAGCGACAACATCCGCCACCACGTCTATTCCTTCTCGCCGGCCAAGCGTTTCGAGCTGCGCCTGTACCAGGGCACGCCGAGCGAGCCGGTGCTGTTCGACAAGCCCGGGGTGGTGGTGCTCGGCTGCAATATCCATGACTGGATGCTCGGTTATGTGTATGTCACCGACGATCCCTGGTTCGCCGTCAGCGACGCCAGCGGTCACCTGCGCCTCGAGGGGCTGCCGGCCGGGCGCTATCGGGTGACCCTGTGGCACCCCCAGGTGCGCGACATGCTGCCGGTGGCGGCGGGTGAGCTGCAGCTGGGCGCGGGCGACACCCAGCAGCGCTTCAGCCTGCCCCTGGTCGGTGGTGCCGCGGCCATCCCCCAGGCCCCCAAAACCGGTGCCTTTGGCGAGGCATTCAAGAAGGCCACCCGTGAAGTTCAGCAGTAG
- a CDS encoding NUDIX hydrolase yields MATAEVLASVDIVALRLSEAGRLELLLIRRAQAPFEGQWALPGVLVNGRCADPSLDSAAQRALDEKARVCPQHLEQVATVGNAARDPRGWSLSAFYLALLPPQVPLEGDDLRFVDLDEVLGERFPLPFDHVQLVAQARERLAGKSVYTSLPLALLAPRFTVTEALAAFQACLGQAVQHTTLRGRLEKMKQQAWIVETGERNYPKMGRPQNLLERRKSGDTYVFDRSVLS; encoded by the coding sequence ATGGCAACGGCGGAAGTATTGGCCAGCGTGGATATAGTCGCGCTGCGCCTGAGCGAGGCGGGCAGGTTGGAGCTGCTGCTGATCCGCCGCGCCCAGGCGCCGTTCGAAGGGCAATGGGCCTTGCCCGGGGTGCTGGTCAATGGCCGTTGCGCCGATCCCAGCCTGGATTCTGCGGCGCAGCGCGCCCTGGACGAGAAGGCGCGGGTCTGCCCGCAGCACCTGGAACAGGTGGCGACGGTGGGCAATGCCGCCCGCGACCCGCGCGGCTGGTCGCTGAGCGCGTTCTACCTGGCCCTGCTGCCGCCGCAGGTGCCACTGGAGGGGGATGATCTGCGCTTCGTCGACCTCGACGAGGTGCTCGGCGAGCGCTTCCCGCTACCGTTCGACCATGTCCAGCTGGTGGCTCAGGCGCGCGAGCGCCTGGCCGGCAAGTCGGTGTACACCTCGCTGCCGCTGGCGTTGCTGGCGCCGCGCTTCACCGTCACCGAGGCGCTTGCCGCGTTCCAGGCCTGCCTGGGGCAGGCAGTGCAGCACACCACCTTGCGCGGGCGCCTGGAGAAAATGAAGCAGCAGGCCTGGATCGTCGAGACCGGGGAACGCAACTACCCGAAGATGGGCCGCCCGCAGAATCTGCTGGAACGGCGCAAGAGCGGCGATACCTACGTCTTCGACCGCAGCGTGCTTTCCTGA
- a CDS encoding nicotinamidase, with amino-acid sequence MQWRNQGAHPMKIASFDIDAQKGFTPLCPDELPVPGGDAIAPALNQLAERASLRLGSKDAHSPQAAWVAPSHAEMLKPLALANADLSWVSHCVPGTPGFELLDELPAPLDYDYFVWKGVEPDLHPYGACYHDLAEKRSTGVIEFLRHNGVERVLVGGLALDYCVKTTALQLRRAGFAVDLYLPACRAIAEDTAQAACTAMRAAGIALHASLDELDEALNSAKEI; translated from the coding sequence ATGCAATGGCGCAACCAAGGAGCGCACCCCATGAAAATCGCCAGTTTCGACATCGACGCGCAAAAGGGTTTCACTCCCCTGTGCCCGGACGAGCTGCCGGTTCCCGGCGGCGATGCCATCGCCCCGGCCCTCAACCAGCTGGCCGAGCGCGCCAGCCTGCGCCTGGGCAGCAAGGATGCGCACAGCCCGCAAGCCGCCTGGGTGGCGCCCAGCCACGCGGAGATGCTCAAGCCGCTGGCGCTGGCCAATGCCGACCTGTCCTGGGTCAGCCACTGCGTGCCCGGCACCCCGGGCTTCGAGCTGCTCGACGAGCTGCCGGCACCGCTGGACTACGACTACTTCGTGTGGAAAGGCGTGGAACCGGATCTGCATCCCTACGGCGCCTGCTACCACGACCTGGCCGAGAAGCGCAGCACGGGCGTCATCGAGTTTCTCCGGCACAATGGTGTAGAGCGTGTACTGGTCGGCGGCCTGGCCCTGGATTACTGCGTGAAGACCACCGCCCTGCAACTGCGCCGCGCTGGCTTCGCCGTCGACCTGTACCTGCCGGCCTGCCGCGCCATCGCTGAAGACACCGCACAAGCCGCCTGCACCGCGATGCGTGCAGCCGGCATCGCCCTGCATGCCAGCCTGGACGAGCTGGATGAGGCCCTGAACAGCGCCAAGGAGATTTGA
- the pncB gene encoding nicotinate phosphoribosyltransferase yields MGESVFAERIVQNLLDTDFYKLTMMQAVLHNYPNAEVEWEFRCRNAEDLTPYLAEIRYQIERLTELSMSADQLAFLERIPFIKPDFTRFLSLFRFNLRYVHTSIEDGQLSIRLRGPWLHVILYEIPLLAIVSEVRNRYRYRDVLLEQAGERLYQKLDWLKGEASASELAGFQIADFGTRRRFSYRVQEQMVHILKRDFPGRFVGTSNVHLAREYDLKPIGTMAHEWLMAHQQLGPRLIDSQSAALDCWVREYRGLLGIALTDCITMDAFLADFDLYFAKLFDGLRHDSGDPLQWAEKAIAHYEKLGIDPMSKTLVFSDGLDLEKSLQLYRALCGRINVSFGIGTRLTCDIPGVEPMNIVIKMTACNGQPVAKISDTPGKTQCRDDNFVSYLKHVFRVSDAN; encoded by the coding sequence GTGGGCGAAAGCGTATTTGCCGAGCGCATCGTGCAGAACCTGCTCGACACCGACTTCTACAAGCTGACCATGATGCAGGCGGTGCTGCACAACTACCCCAACGCCGAGGTGGAGTGGGAGTTCCGCTGCCGCAACGCCGAGGATCTGACGCCCTACCTGGCAGAGATCCGCTACCAGATCGAGCGCCTGACCGAGCTGAGCATGAGCGCCGATCAGTTGGCCTTCCTCGAGCGCATCCCGTTCATCAAGCCGGACTTCACCCGCTTCCTCAGCCTGTTCCGCTTCAACCTGCGCTACGTGCACACCAGCATCGAGGACGGCCAGCTGTCTATCCGCCTGCGCGGCCCCTGGCTGCACGTGATTCTCTACGAGATCCCGCTGCTGGCCATCGTCAGCGAGGTGCGCAACCGCTATCGCTACCGCGACGTGCTGCTGGAACAGGCCGGCGAGCGCCTGTACCAGAAGCTCGACTGGCTCAAGGGCGAGGCCTCGGCCAGCGAACTGGCCGGCTTCCAGATCGCCGACTTCGGCACCCGCCGGCGCTTCTCCTACCGAGTGCAGGAGCAGATGGTGCACATCCTCAAGCGCGACTTCCCCGGGCGCTTCGTCGGCACCAGCAACGTGCACCTGGCCCGCGAGTACGACCTCAAGCCGATCGGCACCATGGCCCACGAATGGCTGATGGCCCACCAGCAGCTCGGCCCGCGGCTGATCGACAGCCAGAGCGCCGCACTGGACTGCTGGGTTCGTGAATACCGCGGCCTGCTCGGCATCGCCCTGACCGACTGCATCACCATGGATGCCTTCCTGGCCGACTTCGACCTGTACTTCGCCAAGCTGTTCGACGGCCTGCGCCACGACTCCGGCGACCCGCTGCAGTGGGCGGAGAAGGCCATCGCCCATTACGAAAAGCTCGGCATCGACCCCATGAGCAAGACCCTGGTGTTCTCCGACGGGCTCGACCTGGAGAAGTCGCTGCAGCTCTACCGTGCACTTTGCGGGCGGATCAACGTAAGCTTCGGCATCGGCACCCGGCTGACCTGCGACATTCCCGGCGTCGAGCCGATGAACATCGTGATCAAGATGACCGCCTGCAACGGTCAGCCGGTCGCCAAGATTTCCGACACACCGGGCAAGACCCAGTGCCGCGACGACAACTTCGTCAGCTACCTGAAACATGTTTTTCGCGTCAGCGACGCCAACTGA